From the Desulfovibrio sp. JY genome, one window contains:
- a CDS encoding respiratory nitrate reductase subunit gamma: MIPGPNTVPACLPYLTAAILVLGLVWRLRRWNRARAAPSPLFPLSPRTRQSPPSPALDAARIAAEICLLRGRRAGRPALAAWCFHFSLVLLLIGHIRAFTDFPRLWAALGLSPEVVATLAALAGGAVGLFALGSGLWLAGRRLVLPGLRGITRFEDIFLLTLLLAVIASGLAMRLGRATDLESVRSYFAALASLRPEPMPETPGFALHFLLAQALIVVFPFGKLLHAAGILPAKLGLGQGAVRAASPPA; encoded by the coding sequence ATGATCCCCGGCCCAAACACCGTTCCCGCCTGCCTGCCCTATCTGACGGCCGCCATCCTCGTCCTCGGACTGGTCTGGCGCCTGCGTCGTTGGAACCGGGCCAGGGCAGCGCCGTCCCCGCTTTTTCCCCTGTCGCCCCGGACGCGGCAATCCCCGCCGTCGCCCGCCCTGGACGCGGCGCGGATCGCGGCGGAAATCTGCCTGCTGCGCGGCCGCCGCGCCGGCAGGCCGGCCCTTGCCGCCTGGTGCTTCCATTTTTCCCTGGTTCTGCTCCTGATCGGACACATCCGGGCCTTCACCGACTTTCCGAGGCTCTGGGCCGCGCTCGGCCTTTCTCCCGAGGTGGTTGCCACCCTGGCCGCCCTGGCCGGCGGCGCGGTCGGGCTTTTCGCCCTGGGGTCGGGCCTGTGGCTGGCCGGGCGCAGGCTCGTGCTGCCCGGGCTGCGGGGCATAACCCGCTTCGAAGACATTTTTCTCCTGACCCTGCTGCTGGCCGTCATCGCCTCGGGATTGGCCATGCGTCTGGGGCGCGCGACCGACCTCGAATCCGTGCGGTCCTATTTCGCCGCCCTGGCTTCCCTGCGCCCCGAGCCCATGCCCGAAACACCCGGCTTCGCCCTCCATTTTCTGCTGGCCCAGGCCCTGATCGTCGTCTTCCCGTTCGGCAAGCTCCTGCACGCCGCCGGCATCCTGCCGGCCAAGCTCGGGCTCGGCCAGGGCGCGGTCCGGGCCGCGTCCCCGCCCGCCTGA
- a CDS encoding DUF2079 domain-containing protein, with protein sequence MSNLHAPATLPVPVSRGFGGAVFLGLFAVLALMACFKYLALHSTVFDLGVFLSNLYSLHRYGEWWRAFLGHAQPLLPLYAQVYRLVPDQAAPLVLLTVQGLVLALPALLAARRYGMLAALAYALYFPVWTNALFDFHLDHLLIPILFAFLVAATSGRPRLAFVLGLLPCLVKEPYALTTIFCGVYLAFVAGERKPGWWLMLLGALYFYVATAWIVPYCTADGGLGAASGGYAWLGGGPGTALATCLMHPLTVLGEMFGVAGKWKYLGFLFGALLFFPLFRPKLLLPAVPALALALLSTQPNYYGWANHYTAGAAGVLFFAFCEVLGPVRILARQSGIGAHQSGLALFAALAVGHVLLAPSPVSRLFWATDNFAFSMEAYEPTARDAAILAEILKAVPRDPDLPVVAQNTLNWGALAERLDYNSFPLGVFTPHPVRDLSKASWGDFWKFVRTGKTDLPVRSWQAQYVLLDLTRPWFVLDKGCEFQNGACRDKDVAREFSALVDRAKAELETVYDQGGFLILRRHQPKPAPAQAAPTPPTATPQTAGEAPAGPGGAPTPTATTGTPPQAPTATSGTIAPGTAPTGQTPPATPPAPAAPGTPAAPGTPAAPTAPATVMPASPGEVEVEVLDRFPTQHTRKKAKPAETPSASQPDAAATVTPETPATDTPQPVKEPRRVRRHRDATGTPAPATPTENGGVAPDATSAVSPEAATTPTEAPAKKPRRARRHRDATEIPAPAPTPATGGDNVPAP encoded by the coding sequence ATGTCTAACCTGCATGCACCCGCCACTTTGCCGGTCCCGGTCAGCCGCGGCTTTGGCGGAGCGGTTTTTCTCGGGCTGTTCGCCGTGCTGGCCCTCATGGCCTGCTTCAAATACCTGGCCCTGCACTCCACGGTGTTCGACCTGGGCGTCTTTTTGTCCAACCTCTATTCCCTGCACCGCTACGGCGAATGGTGGCGGGCCTTTCTGGGCCATGCCCAACCGCTTTTGCCGCTCTATGCCCAGGTTTACCGGCTCGTGCCCGACCAGGCCGCGCCGCTGGTGCTTTTGACCGTCCAGGGGCTGGTCCTGGCCCTGCCGGCGCTTTTGGCCGCCCGACGCTACGGCATGCTGGCCGCCCTGGCCTATGCCCTGTATTTCCCGGTCTGGACCAACGCCCTGTTTGATTTTCACCTGGACCACCTGCTCATCCCGATCCTGTTCGCCTTTCTGGTCGCCGCCACTTCGGGCCGGCCACGTCTGGCCTTCGTGCTCGGCCTGCTCCCCTGTCTGGTGAAGGAACCGTATGCCCTGACCACGATCTTTTGCGGCGTGTACCTCGCCTTCGTGGCCGGGGAGCGCAAGCCGGGCTGGTGGCTCATGCTCCTCGGCGCGCTCTATTTCTACGTCGCCACGGCCTGGATCGTGCCCTACTGCACGGCCGACGGGGGCCTCGGCGCCGCAAGCGGCGGCTACGCCTGGCTCGGCGGCGGCCCGGGCACGGCCCTCGCCACGTGCCTGATGCATCCCCTGACGGTGCTCGGCGAGATGTTCGGCGTGGCCGGCAAGTGGAAATACCTGGGCTTTCTTTTTGGGGCGCTGCTCTTTTTCCCGCTTTTCCGGCCCAAACTCCTGTTGCCGGCCGTGCCCGCCCTGGCCCTGGCCCTGCTCTCCACCCAGCCCAACTATTATGGATGGGCCAACCACTACACCGCCGGCGCGGCGGGGGTGCTTTTCTTCGCCTTTTGCGAAGTACTCGGGCCGGTGCGCATCCTGGCCCGGCAATCGGGCATCGGCGCGCACCAGTCCGGATTGGCGCTGTTCGCGGCCCTGGCCGTGGGGCACGTGCTTCTGGCCCCGTCGCCCGTGTCGCGCCTTTTTTGGGCCACGGACAATTTCGCCTTCTCCATGGAGGCCTACGAACCCACGGCCCGCGACGCCGCCATCCTGGCCGAAATCCTCAAAGCCGTGCCCCGCGACCCGGATCTGCCGGTGGTGGCCCAAAACACGCTCAACTGGGGCGCGCTGGCCGAACGCCTGGATTACAACAGCTTTCCTCTGGGCGTTTTCACGCCCCATCCCGTGCGCGACCTGTCCAAGGCCAGCTGGGGCGATTTCTGGAAATTCGTGCGCACCGGCAAAACCGACCTGCCCGTGCGTTCCTGGCAGGCGCAGTACGTGCTGCTCGACCTGACCCGGCCGTGGTTCGTGCTGGACAAGGGCTGCGAATTCCAGAACGGCGCCTGCCGGGACAAGGACGTGGCCAGGGAATTTTCCGCGCTGGTCGACCGGGCCAAGGCGGAGCTGGAAACCGTCTACGACCAGGGCGGCTTCCTGATCCTGCGCCGGCACCAGCCCAAGCCCGCCCCGGCCCAGGCGGCACCGACGCCTCCGACAGCCACGCCGCAAACGGCAGGAGAGGCTCCGGCCGGACCGGGCGGAGCGCCCACGCCGACCGCGACCACCGGCACGCCGCCGCAAGCGCCGACAGCCACGTCCGGGACCATCGCCCCGGGGACCGCCCCGACCGGGCAAACGCCGCCCGCCACGCCCCCAGCGCCTGCGGCACCGGGCACACCTGCGGCACCGGGCACGCCTGCCGCGCCCACGGCTCCGGCGACCGTTATGCCGGCCAGCCCGGGCGAGGTGGAAGTGGAGGTGCTCGACCGCTTCCCGACCCAGCATACCCGCAAAAAGGCCAAGCCGGCGGAAACCCCGAGCGCGTCCCAACCCGACGCCGCCGCGACGGTCACGCCGGAAACACCGGCCACGGATACGCCGCAACCGGTCAAGGAGCCTCGCCGCGTAAGACGGCACCGGGACGCGACCGGGACTCCGGCTCCGGCAACGCCAACCGAAAACGGCGGCGTCGCGCCCGATGCCACAAGCGCCGTTTCGCCGGAAGCCGCGACCACGCCGACCGAGGCCCCGGCCAAAAAGCCCCGGCGCGCAAGACGCCACCGGGACGCCACCGAGATTCCGGCCCCGGCCCCGACACCGGCCACGGGAGGCGACAATGTCCCCGCGCCGTAA
- a CDS encoding IS1595 family transposase, with amino-acid sequence MARNIVQFQKGMSEDAFEAQFGTEEKCWAHLVQWRWPEGFVCPICGRDKYSLLIVGRRRLFQCSHCRTQTSVTAGTIFASTKVPLKKWFRAIYHLTQSKGGISSVELARRLGVTQTTAWKMSHKLMQVMLEREHQQRLTGRVEMDDAYLGGKRRGGKRGRGAPGKIPFIAAVETTKSGQPHKMKLCRVKGFRRNEVQRASQKILRSGTLVVTDRLPCFSEVQAAGCRHEPVQDSGRKAVQDSVFKWVNTMLGNVKSALLGTYRAVRGKHVSRYLASFGYRFNRRYDLATMLTRLAWVSLRTPPMPYRLLKLAEDCA; translated from the coding sequence CTGGCAAGAAACATTGTGCAATTCCAGAAGGGTATGAGCGAAGATGCGTTTGAGGCGCAATTCGGCACCGAGGAGAAATGCTGGGCACACCTCGTGCAATGGCGTTGGCCCGAAGGATTCGTTTGTCCAATTTGCGGCAGGGATAAGTACTCGCTGCTTATTGTTGGCAGGCGACGGCTCTTTCAGTGCTCACATTGCCGTACGCAGACTTCGGTGACCGCTGGCACAATCTTCGCTTCCACCAAAGTTCCCCTCAAGAAGTGGTTCCGCGCCATTTATCACCTCACTCAAAGTAAGGGCGGCATCTCCAGTGTCGAATTAGCCCGCAGACTTGGTGTCACGCAAACGACGGCCTGGAAAATGTCTCACAAGCTGATGCAGGTCATGCTCGAACGTGAACACCAGCAACGTCTCACCGGCCGCGTAGAGATGGACGATGCTTACCTTGGCGGTAAACGACGTGGTGGGAAACGTGGACGTGGTGCCCCAGGAAAAATTCCGTTTATTGCGGCAGTTGAAACGACAAAAAGTGGACAACCACACAAGATGAAGCTGTGCCGAGTCAAAGGTTTTCGGCGTAATGAGGTGCAGCGGGCATCTCAGAAAATCTTGCGTTCCGGGACATTGGTGGTGACGGACCGGTTGCCATGTTTTTCCGAGGTCCAGGCTGCGGGCTGTCGGCACGAACCCGTTCAAGACAGTGGCCGCAAGGCTGTGCAGGACTCAGTATTTAAGTGGGTCAACACCATGCTTGGCAATGTGAAGTCAGCATTATTGGGAACATATCGTGCCGTGAGAGGCAAACATGTGTCGCGCTATCTGGCCTCGTTCGGATATCGATTCAATCGCCGTTATGACTTGGCGACAATGCTCACGCGGTTGGCCTGGGTCTCCTTGCGGACGCCGCCCATGCCTTACAGACTGCTCAAACTGGCTGAGGATTGTGCGTAA
- a CDS encoding oligosaccharide flippase family protein codes for MKRFLKQNFVILILLNSGNLFNYLFQLVVGRSMSPADFGGFNALNSTMVIFAAPLAIVPLVMARFTARFVLTDMGLVRALLSRAALYATGLAIVAYGIGALCLPLLQSFLHIESATPILLMLGVMAGSFVLPVPWGMLQGLQRFTGYGIAGASNALFRLLGALLFVMFLAGGINGALLASLTGIVVAIAVNCLFLRDVFPLKASPLPKGLIKEVGTYSVGMLLSSVIVMVLGNLDLVLVRHYCDAEGAGLYATAAILGRIAFYLPSVLMSVLFTEAATAKEAGRNDLSSLWTSMGLTALLGGGFALFCLIASKFVVKLLFGASYTAAGPLLTVISSAMALLAVANILFVYFQARSEFGFVWFQVAGVGLFLGLVTVFHDTPMTVAWLLFSGISVMLVGSLVWLLVRVRSRKPEVMPHAG; via the coding sequence GTGAAACGCTTTCTCAAGCAGAATTTCGTCATCCTCATCCTGCTCAACTCGGGCAACCTCTTCAATTACCTCTTCCAGCTCGTGGTCGGCCGGTCCATGAGCCCGGCCGATTTCGGCGGGTTCAACGCGCTCAATTCCACCATGGTCATCTTTGCCGCGCCGCTGGCCATCGTCCCCTTGGTCATGGCCCGGTTCACAGCCCGGTTCGTGCTGACGGACATGGGGCTGGTGCGGGCCCTGCTCTCCCGCGCCGCGCTCTACGCCACCGGGCTCGCCATCGTAGCCTACGGCATCGGCGCGCTGTGCCTGCCGCTGCTCCAGTCCTTTTTGCACATCGAATCCGCCACCCCGATTCTCCTTATGCTCGGGGTCATGGCCGGATCGTTTGTCCTGCCCGTGCCCTGGGGCATGCTCCAAGGGCTCCAGCGCTTCACCGGCTACGGCATCGCCGGCGCGTCCAACGCCCTTTTCCGCCTCCTTGGCGCGCTGCTTTTCGTCATGTTCCTCGCCGGGGGCATCAACGGCGCGCTGCTTGCGAGCCTCACCGGCATCGTGGTCGCCATCGCGGTCAACTGCCTCTTTTTGCGCGACGTCTTCCCCTTGAAGGCCTCCCCCCTGCCCAAGGGGCTCATCAAGGAAGTCGGCACCTATTCGGTCGGCATGCTCCTCTCGTCGGTCATCGTCATGGTGCTCGGCAACCTCGACCTGGTGCTGGTGCGCCACTACTGCGACGCCGAGGGCGCGGGCCTCTACGCCACGGCGGCCATCCTCGGCCGCATCGCCTTTTACCTGCCCTCGGTGCTCATGAGCGTGCTTTTCACCGAAGCGGCCACGGCCAAGGAAGCCGGCCGCAACGACCTGTCGTCGCTGTGGACGTCCATGGGCCTGACCGCCCTTCTCGGCGGCGGGTTCGCCCTTTTCTGCCTCATCGCCTCGAAATTCGTGGTGAAGCTCCTTTTCGGCGCCAGCTACACCGCCGCCGGCCCCCTTCTCACCGTCATCAGCAGCGCCATGGCCCTCCTCGCCGTGGCCAACATCCTTTTCGTCTACTTCCAGGCCCGCTCGGAATTCGGCTTTGTCTGGTTCCAAGTGGCCGGAGTCGGCCTTTTCCTGGGGTTGGTCACGGTCTTTCACGACACGCCCATGACCGTGGCCTGGCTCCTTTTTTCCGGCATCAGCGTCATGCTCGTCGGGTCGCTCGTGTGGCTGCTTGTGCGCGTGCGTTCCCGCAAACCCGAGGTAATGCCCCATGCAGGTTGA
- a CDS encoding DegT/DnrJ/EryC1/StrS family aminotransferase produces the protein MQVEFYRHSLEEKDMDNVLAVLRSVFLTSGPVGAKFEAKFADFTGIPHVVALSSCSGAMHLALLALGLAPGDEVITTPMTFIATSTVIMHCGAKPVYVDVEPDTGLLDASKVEAAITPRTKGILPVHLYGAMCDMKALAAIAKKHNLFIVEDCAHAIECSRDGVRPGELSAASCYSFYATKNLTCGEGGAIACHDADMAALARQLANHGMSKNASGRYHGKYEHWDMVAEGWKYNLDDIRAALLVDQLDRLRGLRQRRQAIVDRYDAGFAGAPGITRPRAPGTSAHHLYTLWVDPERRDAILHELKGRGIGVAVNYRAIHTLTHLRDTLGHASEDFPEAYRIGLSTITLPLYPKLADDQIDYVIETVRDVAK, from the coding sequence ATGCAGGTTGAGTTCTACCGTCACAGCCTCGAGGAAAAGGACATGGACAATGTCCTTGCCGTCCTGCGCTCCGTTTTCCTGACCTCCGGCCCGGTCGGAGCCAAGTTCGAGGCCAAGTTCGCCGATTTCACCGGCATCCCCCACGTGGTGGCCCTGTCATCGTGTTCCGGGGCCATGCACCTGGCCCTGCTCGCCCTGGGCCTTGCCCCGGGCGACGAGGTCATCACCACGCCCATGACCTTCATCGCCACCTCCACAGTCATCATGCACTGCGGAGCCAAGCCCGTGTACGTGGACGTGGAGCCCGACACCGGACTCCTCGACGCGTCCAAGGTCGAAGCCGCCATCACGCCCCGCACCAAGGGCATCCTGCCCGTGCACCTCTACGGGGCCATGTGCGACATGAAGGCGCTCGCCGCCATCGCCAAAAAACACAACCTCTTCATCGTCGAGGACTGCGCCCACGCCATCGAATGCTCCCGCGACGGCGTGCGCCCGGGCGAACTGTCCGCCGCCTCGTGCTACAGCTTCTACGCCACGAAAAACCTCACCTGCGGCGAGGGCGGGGCCATCGCCTGCCACGACGCCGACATGGCCGCCCTGGCCCGGCAGCTGGCCAACCACGGCATGAGCAAGAACGCCTCGGGCCGCTACCACGGCAAATACGAGCACTGGGACATGGTGGCCGAAGGCTGGAAGTACAACCTGGACGACATCCGGGCCGCCCTGCTCGTGGACCAGCTCGACCGCCTGCGCGGCCTGCGGCAGCGCAGGCAGGCCATCGTCGACCGCTACGACGCCGGATTCGCCGGCGCGCCGGGCATCACGCGCCCCCGCGCCCCCGGCACCTCGGCCCACCATCTCTACACCCTGTGGGTCGACCCCGAGCGCCGCGACGCCATCCTCCACGAACTGAAAGGACGCGGCATCGGCGTGGCCGTCAACTACCGGGCCATCCACACCCTCACCCACCTGCGCGACACCCTCGGCCACGCCTCCGAAGACTTCCCCGAAGCCTACCGCATCGGCCTCTCGACCATCACCCTGCCGCTGTACCCGAAACTCGCCGACGACCAGATCGACTACGTCATCGAAACCGTCCGCGATGTCGCGAAGTAA
- a CDS encoding helix-turn-helix domain-containing protein has protein sequence MSENRLYSVAAIAKLLDMPESTLHYWKNRFDEVLPSVGRGRSKRFRPEAVEVFQAIGRLLGQGLSAADVRAELMRQFPVNVAHESAAEAGLSPVAAPASPATTITAGEGAFHGGEPAVMAMAAGIGTEIARSIMAQFQQHFPPVQPALPEETAEGLRAQLEAVRGENAAMAEKMHLLEAELVRLRKDRRELENYLVDKINALRRADETS, from the coding sequence GTGTCGGAAAATCGTCTGTACTCCGTGGCCGCCATCGCCAAGCTGCTGGATATGCCGGAATCCACGCTCCACTATTGGAAAAACCGCTTCGACGAGGTGCTGCCGAGCGTCGGGCGCGGGCGCAGCAAGCGGTTTCGGCCCGAGGCGGTGGAGGTCTTCCAGGCCATCGGCCGGCTGCTCGGCCAGGGGCTCTCGGCGGCGGACGTGCGGGCCGAACTGATGCGGCAATTTCCGGTCAACGTGGCCCACGAATCGGCCGCCGAGGCGGGGCTTTCCCCTGTCGCCGCGCCCGCTTCGCCCGCAACGACCATCACTGCGGGCGAAGGGGCGTTTCACGGCGGCGAGCCGGCCGTCATGGCCATGGCCGCCGGTATCGGCACGGAAATCGCCCGGTCGATCATGGCCCAGTTCCAGCAACATTTTCCGCCGGTTCAGCCGGCCCTGCCCGAGGAGACGGCCGAGGGGCTGCGGGCGCAACTCGAGGCGGTGCGCGGCGAAAACGCCGCCATGGCCGAGAAGATGCACCTGCTGGAGGCGGAACTTGTGCGCCTGCGCAAGGATCGCCGCGAACTGGAAAACTACCTCGTGGACAAGATAAACGCCCTGCGCCGCGCCGACGAGACGTCGTGA
- the aroC gene encoding chorismate synthase: MSGNTFGTVFRLTTYGESHGPALGGVVDGCPPGVPLDATTIQRDLDRRRPGAGGLTGTTRKEPDAVRLLSGVFEGATTGTPIGFVIENTNQRSRDYEEAKNLLRPGHADGTYLAKYGRRDYRGGGRASARETAARVAGGGVAGAFLTGCGIEVAAYTVEFGGIPADIVDIAGAADRPFCAPDPAIVPAWEARAKEAMASGDSLGGIVEVTATGVPAGLGEPVFDKLDARLAYALMGVGAVKGVEIGNGFAAARLTGSANNDPIVTPPESNHAGGILGGISNAQPVVVRAAVKPIPSIAVSQRTTDIAGNPASIVVGGRHDRSAIPRVVPVLRAMVLLVLADMVLLQRTVR; this comes from the coding sequence ATGAGCGGGAATACCTTTGGCACTGTTTTTCGTCTGACCACGTATGGCGAGTCCCATGGCCCGGCCCTTGGCGGCGTGGTGGACGGTTGTCCGCCGGGGGTGCCGCTCGATGCCACTACTATCCAGCGCGACCTGGACCGTCGCCGGCCCGGGGCCGGGGGGCTTACCGGCACGACCCGCAAGGAACCCGACGCCGTGCGACTGCTGTCCGGCGTTTTCGAGGGCGCAACCACCGGCACGCCTATCGGCTTCGTGATCGAGAACACCAACCAGCGTTCCCGGGACTACGAGGAAGCCAAGAACCTGCTGCGCCCGGGCCATGCCGACGGCACCTATCTGGCCAAGTACGGCCGGCGCGATTATCGCGGCGGCGGCCGGGCCTCGGCCCGGGAAACGGCGGCCAGGGTGGCCGGCGGGGGAGTGGCCGGGGCGTTCCTTACCGGCTGCGGCATCGAGGTCGCGGCCTACACCGTGGAATTCGGCGGCATCCCGGCCGACATCGTGGACATTGCCGGCGCGGCGGACAGGCCATTTTGCGCCCCGGACCCGGCCATCGTGCCGGCCTGGGAGGCCCGGGCCAAGGAAGCCATGGCTTCGGGCGACAGCCTGGGCGGCATCGTGGAGGTCACGGCCACGGGCGTTCCGGCCGGGCTTGGCGAACCGGTCTTCGACAAGCTCGACGCCAGGCTCGCCTATGCGCTCATGGGCGTCGGCGCGGTCAAGGGCGTGGAGATCGGCAACGGGTTTGCCGCCGCGCGCCTGACCGGCTCCGCCAATAACGATCCCATAGTCACCCCGCCCGAATCCAACCATGCCGGGGGGATCCTCGGCGGCATCTCCAATGCGCAACCCGTGGTGGTGCGGGCGGCGGTCAAGCCCATCCCCTCCATCGCCGTGTCCCAGCGCACCACGGACATTGCCGGCAATCCGGCGTCGATCGTGGTGGGCGGCCGGCATGACCGCAGCGCCATTCCGCGCGTGGTGCCGGTGCTTCGGGCCATGGTGCTGCTCGTTTTGGCCGACATGGTGCTGCTGCAGCGCACGGTACGCTAG
- a CDS encoding lysophospholipid acyltransferase family protein: protein MEQSERPRIFSLAPSFGGAVTRRAVALAEPFLAKALSLAPIDNLYRAIPNGLDGGSFVDAVLDAMNVRVRAATEELERIPKSGPVVVVANHPFGGLEGLVLAKMLLAVRPDTRIMANFMLSRIAELRDLFVFVDPFGGSSATGSNIRPLKECLHVLRKGGLLGIFPAGAVAHPHLENGRLTIGDPAWSATVARLVRKTEATVVPIHFSGHNSRLFQVLGLIHPLMRTAMLPREFYNKRGRTVEARIGTPIRYDRLAKVSTCDEEADTCITRYLRLRTELLRNRPDRPLRRPPIFPQKNAGRQEALIPPVSPDLLADEIASLAAGAVLHQSGEFQVIEAKAVDIPLTLREIGRLRELTFRRVGEGTGKACDLDGFDPFYRHLFLWNAATREVAGAYRIGRTDELLAEKGPQGLYTSTLFVLKAAFFSRISPALEMGRSFVRPEYQKSYSPLLLLWKGLAQMVVREPRYRVLFGPVSITNDYKHASRRLIASYFEGNVTNPNLARLVRPKTPLRGQTWLARAARTLVEDLDDLLALIDDIEADRKGIPVLLRQYLKLGGKILAFNVDKGFADCLDGLIVVDLLQADRRQLERYMGKAGLAAFIAYHEAQAATADTPAGHCA from the coding sequence ATGGAACAAAGCGAACGTCCCCGCATCTTTTCCCTGGCCCCCTCCTTTGGCGGGGCCGTCACGCGCCGCGCCGTCGCCCTGGCCGAGCCTTTTCTGGCCAAGGCGCTGTCGCTTGCCCCCATCGACAACCTCTACCGCGCCATTCCGAACGGCCTGGACGGCGGCTCCTTCGTGGACGCCGTGCTCGATGCCATGAACGTGCGCGTGCGGGCCGCGACCGAGGAACTGGAGCGCATTCCCAAATCCGGGCCGGTGGTGGTGGTGGCCAACCATCCCTTTGGCGGCCTGGAAGGGCTGGTGCTGGCCAAAATGCTTTTGGCCGTGCGCCCGGACACCCGGATCATGGCCAATTTCATGCTCTCCCGCATTGCGGAGCTGCGCGATCTTTTCGTCTTCGTCGACCCCTTCGGCGGCTCCTCGGCCACGGGCAGCAACATCCGGCCCCTCAAGGAATGCCTGCACGTTTTGCGCAAGGGCGGCCTGCTCGGCATCTTTCCGGCCGGCGCGGTGGCGCACCCCCACCTGGAAAACGGTCGGCTCACCATCGGCGACCCGGCCTGGAGCGCCACCGTGGCGCGGCTCGTGCGCAAGACCGAAGCCACGGTCGTGCCCATCCACTTCAGCGGCCACAACAGCCGTCTGTTCCAGGTCCTGGGGCTCATCCATCCCCTCATGCGCACGGCCATGCTGCCCCGGGAATTCTACAACAAACGCGGCCGCACCGTGGAAGCCCGCATCGGCACCCCCATCCGGTACGATCGCCTGGCCAAGGTCTCGACCTGCGACGAGGAAGCCGATACCTGCATCACCCGCTACCTGCGCCTGCGCACGGAGCTCTTGCGCAATCGCCCGGACAGGCCCCTGCGCCGGCCGCCGATTTTCCCCCAGAAAAACGCCGGCCGCCAGGAGGCACTCATCCCACCCGTGAGCCCAGACCTGCTGGCCGACGAGATCGCCTCCCTTGCGGCCGGAGCGGTCCTGCATCAAAGCGGCGAGTTCCAGGTCATCGAGGCCAAGGCCGTGGACATCCCCCTGACGCTGCGCGAAATCGGGCGGCTGCGCGAACTGACCTTCCGCCGGGTGGGCGAGGGCACGGGCAAGGCCTGCGACCTCGACGGGTTCGATCCCTTCTACCGCCACCTGTTTTTGTGGAACGCCGCGACACGCGAAGTGGCCGGAGCCTACCGCATCGGCCGCACCGACGAGCTTTTGGCCGAAAAAGGCCCGCAAGGACTTTATACCAGCACGCTTTTCGTGCTCAAGGCCGCCTTTTTCTCGCGCATCAGCCCGGCGCTGGAGATGGGCCGGTCCTTTGTGCGGCCCGAGTACCAGAAAAGCTACTCGCCGCTGCTGCTCTTGTGGAAGGGGCTGGCCCAGATGGTGGTGCGCGAGCCGCGCTACCGGGTGCTTTTCGGCCCGGTCAGCATCACCAACGACTACAAGCACGCCTCCAGGCGGCTTATCGCCAGCTATTTCGAGGGCAACGTCACCAATCCCAACCTGGCCCGGCTGGTGCGGCCCAAAACGCCCCTGCGCGGCCAGACATGGCTGGCCCGGGCGGCCCGGACCCTGGTCGAGGACCTCGACGACCTGCTGGCGCTCATCGACGACATCGAGGCCGACCGCAAAGGCATCCCGGTGCTGTTGCGCCAGTACCTGAAACTTGGCGGCAAGATCCTGGCCTTCAACGTGGACAAGGGTTTCGCCGACTGCCTCGACGGGCTGATCGTGGTGGACCTGCTCCAGGCCGACCGACGCCAGCTCGAGCGCTACATGGGCAAGGCCGGGCTGGCCGCGTTCATCGCCTACCACGAAGCCCAGGCGGCTACGGCCGACACGCCGGCGGGGCATTGCGCCTAG